In Desulfobotulus pelophilus, one genomic interval encodes:
- a CDS encoding TetR/AcrR family transcriptional regulator produces MKRDSQKKEVMTKGACTRSHILAATLKLINTQGYHATTLRDITDATGVQKGNLYFHYPGKEALVVAVVEWAWQEYRTYLVKRAGRGLYGDRLCRLLNGVLHFHRQNGLSGGCLFGNLAMETADTVPGVAEAVSRVLDESLAGMGLWIERAVEDGSLAPVDSSRTLALRILTGVEGGILLARLKRDIDILELCVAGLKAELRSAV; encoded by the coding sequence ATGAAACGAGACAGCCAGAAAAAAGAAGTTATGACCAAAGGTGCCTGTACCCGAAGCCACATTCTTGCCGCCACCCTGAAGCTGATCAACACCCAAGGGTACCATGCCACAACCCTGCGGGATATCACAGACGCCACGGGTGTGCAGAAGGGGAATCTGTATTTCCATTATCCGGGAAAGGAAGCTCTGGTGGTGGCAGTGGTGGAATGGGCCTGGCAGGAGTACCGCACCTACCTCGTTAAAAGGGCGGGAAGGGGGCTGTACGGGGATCGCCTGTGCCGTCTTCTGAACGGGGTGCTGCATTTTCACAGGCAAAACGGTCTTTCCGGAGGATGCCTTTTCGGTAATCTGGCCATGGAAACGGCGGATACGGTCCCCGGTGTGGCGGAAGCGGTCTCCCGCGTGCTGGATGAGAGCCTTGCCGGTATGGGTCTCTGGATAGAAAGGGCCGTGGAAGACGGGTCCCTGGCACCCGTGGATTCTTCCCGGACCCTTGCCCTCCGTATTCTCACCGGAGTGGAGGGCGGCATATTGCTGGCCCGCCTGAAGCGGGACATCGACATTCTGGAACTTTGTGTTGCCGGCCTGAAAGCGGAGCTCCGTTCTGCGGTTTGA
- a CDS encoding winged helix-turn-helix transcriptional regulator produces MDQNASVNDLIVHRGKEYTCGIDVTLAVVGGKWKASILWHLAQETMRFSELQRQFSETTRKMLTQQLRELEADGLVHRKIYPQVPPKVEYSLTDKGRSIYPVLDMMCEWAKEHLQDEISG; encoded by the coding sequence ATGGATCAGAATGCATCCGTAAACGACCTGATTGTGCATCGAGGCAAAGAGTATACATGTGGTATCGACGTAACGCTTGCAGTGGTGGGGGGCAAATGGAAAGCATCCATCCTCTGGCATCTGGCGCAGGAAACCATGCGCTTTTCTGAGCTGCAGCGGCAGTTTTCCGAAACAACCCGCAAAATGCTTACCCAGCAACTGCGCGAACTGGAGGCCGACGGACTGGTTCACCGCAAGATCTACCCCCAGGTTCCTCCAAAGGTTGAATATTCCCTCACGGACAAAGGCAGAAGTATTTATCCCGTTTTAGACATGATGTGCGAGTGGGCAAAGGAACACTTGCAGGACGAAATATCGGGATAA
- a CDS encoding molybdopterin-dependent oxidoreductase, producing METRIHYKVCPFCEAGCGLELTLSGEEVVQVRGDKDHVLSRGFCCPKGIALKEFHEDKDRLRKPVIREAGGFRTVDWDTAFRKVEEGLERVRAAHGKNSVALYLGNPNTHTMAGALFMAPLIRALQTRNIYTASSVDQIPKQAACGFLYGSPVAIPVPDIDRTKLFVIFGGNPLVSGGSLMTAPDMRRRIRDLQERGGACMVIDPMRTRTAEVADIHLPIQPGTDVYLLLGLISYLFDKNAVRTEALNVRLRNLEGLKEAVSPFTLERAAGVCGMKLEAVQDLAERIAFTRPSALYGRMGTSVTAHGTLACWAIEVLNLLTGNLDAPGGTGFPLAAHMQAKATSKKGFVTGRWHSRVSGAPEVMGELPASVLAEEMETPGEGQVRMLITVAGNPVIALPESDRLDAAISELDFQVAVDYYINDTSRHADVILPPASPLSQGHYDFFFHGFSVRNTAVYSAPVFPVPDGEKAKWEILARLALIAEGKGADAPPELVERMILGGLTDKVVAALGEESGVTADRLIQGLTPPPGPERILDFLLKIGPYGDAFGMKPHGLSFEKLAALPHGMDLGPLKPRLNDVLATPDGCMDLLPEILAEDIRRLDRAEERVHRGERPFLLIGRRQLRTNNSWMHNLPSLLKGSRCTLMMHPEDARSLHLKEGGMVRITSDAGSLEAPLSLSERILPGLVSLPHGWGHTYPGARLSVAETHPGVNVNRLTPRAMDPVSGNAVLNGIAVSIQPAGGC from the coding sequence ATGGAAACCCGGATACATTATAAGGTCTGCCCCTTTTGTGAGGCGGGGTGCGGTCTGGAGCTCACCCTTTCCGGTGAGGAAGTGGTGCAGGTACGCGGTGACAAAGACCACGTGCTGAGCCGGGGGTTCTGTTGCCCCAAGGGTATTGCCTTAAAAGAGTTCCATGAAGACAAAGACCGCCTCAGAAAGCCGGTGATCAGAGAAGCAGGCGGGTTCCGAACCGTGGACTGGGATACGGCCTTCCGGAAGGTGGAAGAGGGCCTGGAGCGGGTGAGGGCCGCCCATGGCAAAAACAGCGTGGCGCTTTATCTTGGCAATCCCAACACCCACACCATGGCCGGAGCCCTTTTCATGGCTCCCCTGATCCGGGCTTTACAAACCCGGAACATCTATACGGCAAGCAGTGTGGACCAGATCCCCAAGCAGGCGGCCTGTGGTTTTCTTTATGGAAGCCCTGTGGCCATTCCTGTGCCGGACATTGACCGGACAAAGCTTTTTGTCATTTTCGGCGGCAATCCCCTGGTATCGGGCGGCAGCCTCATGACGGCTCCGGACATGCGCCGCCGTATCCGGGATCTTCAGGAACGGGGCGGTGCCTGCATGGTGATTGATCCCATGCGTACCCGCACGGCGGAAGTTGCAGACATCCACCTGCCCATTCAGCCGGGAACGGATGTTTATCTTCTTCTGGGACTGATCTCGTATCTTTTTGACAAAAATGCGGTCCGTACGGAAGCTTTGAATGTCAGACTCCGGAATCTGGAGGGGCTGAAAGAAGCGGTCAGCCCCTTTACTCTGGAGCGGGCCGCAGGGGTCTGTGGCATGAAGCTGGAAGCCGTGCAGGATCTGGCAGAGCGTATTGCCTTCACCAGGCCTTCTGCCCTCTATGGCCGTATGGGGACATCGGTCACGGCCCATGGTACCCTTGCTTGCTGGGCCATCGAGGTGCTGAATCTTCTCACCGGCAACCTTGATGCTCCCGGAGGCACGGGATTTCCCCTGGCTGCCCACATGCAGGCAAAGGCCACGTCCAAAAAGGGTTTTGTTACGGGACGCTGGCACTCGCGGGTTTCCGGAGCGCCGGAGGTCATGGGCGAGCTGCCAGCATCCGTTCTTGCCGAGGAAATGGAAACTCCGGGGGAAGGGCAGGTACGTATGCTGATTACGGTGGCAGGCAATCCCGTCATCGCCCTGCCGGAAAGCGACCGGCTGGATGCTGCTATCTCAGAACTGGATTTTCAGGTGGCGGTGGACTATTACATCAACGACACAAGCCGCCATGCAGATGTGATTCTGCCGCCCGCTTCTCCCCTTTCTCAGGGCCATTATGATTTCTTTTTCCATGGTTTTTCCGTGCGTAATACGGCGGTGTACAGTGCTCCGGTCTTCCCCGTTCCGGATGGGGAGAAAGCCAAGTGGGAGATTCTGGCCCGGCTTGCCCTTATTGCGGAGGGAAAGGGTGCGGATGCGCCACCGGAGCTTGTGGAAAGGATGATTCTTGGGGGACTTACGGATAAGGTGGTGGCCGCCTTGGGAGAGGAATCAGGTGTGACGGCGGATAGGCTGATTCAGGGCCTTACCCCGCCACCGGGGCCGGAGCGGATTCTGGATTTTCTTTTGAAAATCGGTCCCTATGGGGATGCCTTTGGCATGAAACCCCATGGGCTTTCCTTTGAAAAGCTGGCCGCACTGCCCCACGGGATGGATCTGGGGCCATTGAAACCCCGTCTCAACGATGTGCTGGCCACTCCGGACGGATGCATGGATCTTCTGCCGGAGATACTGGCAGAAGACATCCGTCGTCTGGACAGGGCGGAGGAGAGGGTTCATCGCGGGGAGCGGCCTTTTCTGCTCATCGGGCGGCGTCAGCTCCGCACCAATAATTCCTGGATGCACAATCTTCCGTCGCTTCTGAAGGGAAGTCGCTGCACTCTGATGATGCATCCGGAAGATGCCAGAAGCCTGCACCTCAAGGAAGGCGGGATGGTACGGATTACTTCTGATGCGGGAAGCCTTGAAGCACCCCTAAGCCTGTCGGAGCGCATTCTGCCGGGTCTTGTGAGTCTGCCCCACGGCTGGGGACATACGTACCCCGGTGCAAGACTTTCCGTAGCCGAAACCCACCCCGGCGTGAACGTCAACCGTCTCACTCCCCGTGCCATGGATCCGGTTTCAGGCAATGCCGTACTGAACGGGATTGCCGTTTCCATTCAGCCTGCGGGGGGCTGTTGA
- a CDS encoding GNAT family N-acetyltransferase, translated as MKSAQHLPLGFRPAAATFEDARFFAQSLNTASGGLLRFLFGSAYEEILAQTSLVPGHDLSLEHALIAELNGKPVALLSGMPTAVMADFSPVLRWAAGRQIWRAGILALAALPLFEAMSKHNPGNWYLQALSVSEHLRGKGAGSSLLAMAEERAKNCGAHRITLDVSSGNAAALRLYQRMEYEQESISSRAWLMGGLRVHRLGKTLRFHGETGIPEL; from the coding sequence ATGAAATCAGCCCAACATCTGCCCCTTGGTTTTCGGCCGGCCGCGGCTACCTTTGAGGATGCCCGTTTCTTTGCGCAATCCCTTAACACAGCCAGTGGTGGCCTCCTGCGTTTTCTGTTCGGATCGGCGTACGAAGAGATTCTTGCACAGACCAGTCTGGTTCCCGGCCATGACCTTTCCCTTGAACATGCCCTGATTGCAGAACTTAACGGAAAACCCGTAGCCCTGCTCAGCGGCATGCCCACGGCCGTCATGGCCGATTTTTCACCTGTACTGCGCTGGGCCGCAGGAAGACAGATCTGGCGGGCGGGTATTCTGGCCCTTGCCGCCCTCCCCCTTTTCGAAGCAATGTCAAAGCACAATCCGGGAAACTGGTATCTTCAGGCCCTGAGCGTATCCGAACACCTGCGGGGAAAAGGGGCGGGTTCAAGCCTCCTTGCCATGGCCGAAGAAAGAGCGAAAAACTGTGGCGCCCACCGCATCACCCTGGATGTATCCTCGGGCAATGCAGCGGCACTTCGTCTGTACCAGCGTATGGAATATGAACAGGAAAGTATCTCGTCCAGGGCTTGGCTGATGGGGGGCCTGCGGGTACACCGTCTGGGCAAAACCCTCCGGTTCCATGGAGAAACCGGAATTCCTGAGCTGTAA
- a CDS encoding flavodoxin family protein, with product MKVVAFNGSPNKKGNTFHALQMVAAELEQQGIETAIVHVGNKAIRGCLACGQCAKNMNEQCIQAEDPVNEWIQLMKQADGILLGSPVHYSAIAGTMKSFLDRAFYVAGMNGCMLRHKVGASLVAVRRSGGLPAFNQLNNFLCYSEMLMPTSNYWNVIHGTRPGEATRDLEGAQIMRTLGRNMAWLMKLVENGRGVIAPPEKEDKVWMHFIR from the coding sequence ATGAAAGTTGTGGCGTTTAACGGCAGTCCCAATAAAAAGGGCAATACCTTTCATGCCTTGCAGATGGTGGCTGCTGAGCTGGAGCAGCAGGGCATAGAAACGGCGATTGTCCATGTGGGCAACAAGGCCATCCGTGGATGTCTGGCCTGTGGCCAGTGTGCGAAAAACATGAACGAGCAGTGCATTCAGGCAGAGGATCCGGTCAATGAGTGGATTCAGCTGATGAAACAGGCCGATGGCATTCTTCTCGGTTCTCCGGTTCATTACTCTGCCATAGCAGGAACCATGAAGTCCTTTTTGGACCGGGCTTTTTATGTGGCCGGAATGAACGGTTGCATGCTGCGGCACAAGGTGGGGGCTTCGCTCGTGGCCGTACGCCGTTCGGGAGGCCTGCCTGCCTTCAATCAGCTCAACAACTTTCTCTGTTATTCGGAAATGCTGATGCCAACCTCCAATTACTGGAATGTGATTCATGGTACCCGACCGGGTGAGGCAACCCGGGATCTGGAAGGGGCGCAGATTATGCGGACGCTGGGACGGAATATGGCATGGCTGATGAAGCTGGTTGAAAACGGCAGGGGCGTGATTGCACCACCTGAAAAGGAAGATAAGGTCTGGATGCACTTTATCCGTTGA
- a CDS encoding L,D-transpeptidase family protein, translating into MAQKPDSIPRSKKHTRLLVILLLVSLAGPAGWFTERHLPVMLAKKLPEAESVLVIKSERKLFLLRKGSPYRTYGVAIGGNPLGPKQEEGDQRTPEGDYVLDWRNPNSAFYLSLHLSYPNRKDQDRAKALGMAPGGMIMIHGQPNGLGWMGPLLQLRNWTDGCIALTNTAMAEVWQAVPDGTPIRIEP; encoded by the coding sequence ATGGCACAAAAGCCCGACTCCATACCCCGAAGCAAAAAACATACGCGCTTACTGGTGATTCTGCTGCTTGTTTCACTCGCGGGTCCTGCGGGCTGGTTCACGGAAAGACATCTTCCGGTCATGCTGGCCAAAAAGTTACCGGAGGCAGAGTCCGTGCTGGTCATCAAAAGTGAGCGAAAACTTTTTCTTCTCAGGAAAGGAAGCCCCTACCGGACTTACGGTGTCGCCATCGGCGGCAATCCCCTTGGCCCTAAGCAGGAAGAGGGGGATCAACGCACACCCGAAGGTGATTATGTGCTTGACTGGAGAAATCCGAACAGCGCCTTTTACCTCTCTTTGCACCTGTCATACCCCAACAGAAAAGATCAGGACCGCGCCAAAGCCCTTGGCATGGCACCGGGCGGCATGATTATGATTCATGGCCAGCCCAACGGACTGGGCTGGATGGGACCACTGCTCCAGCTTCGGAACTGGACCGATGGCTGCATAGCCCTCACCAATACGGCCATGGCAGAGGTATGGCAGGCCGTACCCGATGGGACCCCCATTCGCATAGAGCCCTGA